The Nostoc sp. 'Lobaria pulmonaria (5183) cyanobiont' genome window below encodes:
- a CDS encoding serpin family protein, whose protein sequence is MNRQKLSDAKENFLQRRYGVSLGRRYALAAASVVLFSVLGCSQVDSNKSALAQSSLPQPETPLQKKTANTDTKIVESSNKFGFKLFSEVLKNDRGEKNIFISPSSVAIALAMTYNGASGSTQQAMAKTLELQGMDLPEINSSYAAVLKQLLDNSDTKVQLKIANSLWANQDVSFAPDFINRTQDFYQAKVSNLNFKDAAASSIINNWVKENTNGKITKIVEKIEPDQVLFLINAIYFKGNWSKEFDKKQTAPYPFYITSNRQKQHPMMSQEGDYRYYESEKFQAVSLPYGKDGKIIFYIFLPKNNSNLKAFYQNLNIDNWEKWMTQFNNQKGFIRLPRFKTDYDITLNDALKTLGMGEAFTNKANFSGMGKNFAISQVKHKTFVEVNEEGTEAAAATSVGIVATSLRQEPEPFRMIVDRPFFCAIRDNQTGNILFMGSIIEPQ, encoded by the coding sequence ATGAATCGGCAGAAATTGAGTGATGCGAAAGAAAATTTCCTGCAAAGACGTTATGGTGTTAGTCTGGGCAGACGTTATGCCCTGGCTGCTGCAAGTGTTGTTTTATTCAGTGTATTAGGGTGTTCTCAAGTCGATAGTAATAAAAGTGCCCTTGCCCAATCTAGTTTACCTCAGCCAGAAACTCCATTGCAAAAAAAAACAGCCAACACTGATACAAAAATCGTTGAGTCTAGCAATAAGTTTGGCTTTAAACTATTTTCAGAAGTTCTGAAAAACGATCGGGGTGAGAAAAATATTTTTATCTCACCATCGAGTGTTGCGATCGCTCTTGCTATGACTTACAACGGCGCTAGCGGCTCGACTCAACAAGCAATGGCAAAAACCCTGGAATTACAGGGGATGGATCTACCAGAAATCAACTCTTCTTACGCGGCGGTATTAAAACAGCTTTTAGATAATTCAGATACGAAAGTGCAATTGAAAATTGCTAACTCACTTTGGGCAAATCAAGATGTTAGCTTTGCGCCAGACTTTATCAATAGAACCCAGGACTTCTATCAAGCCAAAGTCAGCAATTTAAACTTTAAAGATGCCGCTGCATCTAGTATTATCAATAACTGGGTCAAAGAAAATACTAACGGCAAAATCACTAAGATCGTTGAAAAAATTGAACCAGATCAGGTGTTATTTCTGATTAATGCCATATATTTTAAAGGTAATTGGAGTAAAGAGTTTGACAAAAAGCAAACTGCTCCATACCCTTTTTACATCACATCTAACAGGCAAAAACAACACCCAATGATGTCACAAGAGGGTGATTATAGATACTATGAAAGCGAAAAATTTCAAGCAGTTAGTTTACCTTATGGTAAAGATGGTAAGATAATTTTTTATATATTCCTACCCAAAAATAATTCTAACCTCAAAGCGTTTTATCAAAACTTGAATATTGATAATTGGGAAAAATGGATGACTCAGTTCAACAATCAAAAAGGGTTTATTCGCCTACCCCGCTTCAAAACAGATTACGATATTACACTCAATGATGCTTTAAAAACTTTAGGTATGGGGGAGGCTTTCACCAACAAAGCCAATTTTTCTGGCATGGGTAAAAACTTTGCTATTAGCCAAGTTAAGCATAAAACTTTTGTTGAAGTAAATGAAGAAGGCACTGAAGCGGCTGCCGCTACTTCAGTGGGAATAGTAGCAACATCTTTGAGACAAGAACCAGAACCATTCCGAATGATTGTCGATCGTCCCTTCTTCTGTGCCATTAGAGATAATCAGACGGGAAATATTTTGTTTATGGGTTCAATCATCGAGCCACAATGA
- a CDS encoding serine/threonine protein kinase yields the protein MTITLLNNRYQIIQVIGAGGFGETFLAEDVHMPSRRRCVIKQLKPIINNDPQTYQLIQQRFEREAATLEYLGESSHQIPKLYAYFSENGQFYLVQEWIHGQTLKKIVEAKGFESETAVRQILLSLLSVLDYVHSKGIIHRDIKPDNIILRPADGNPVLIDFGAVKETIRSVVNSPGYPTRSLVIGTPGYMPSEQAVGRPVYATDIYSLGLTAIYLLTGKHPQELLTDLKTGEILWLQFAPNVSSQLAAVLNQAIKPHAGDRYSTASKMLYALQSAASTSTVSFSPTATSTRQTQPLYSPQKNSAIPGSSTSGNWQKSAVIVGSLLIGGLIGAVAIPSIIRQQQPETTIGTNPTPSPESFPTSASTEPPVSSQTSPVPLMPSSSPRQRPTFNPPVVPIAQPEKEPVTLDTPAPIAVSTPQPEPKNEAAVPKPEVPSTPQNSDRSPSKLATTSQSVPAFATGTSRSDVEATLGKPNQDLRGAWGKTRAVVYKLVPNKIDLGYLFDRNSKVLRQTEVSFAQSVDPQIMETTLDGMLGGQTTKEIKQGLKQVQQRQSDNFSFTNGSVKGQIIRQECDFIYISIWDADLHNFVNPSTAKQC from the coding sequence ATGACAATAACCCTGCTAAACAATCGCTATCAAATTATCCAGGTAATCGGCGCTGGTGGTTTTGGAGAAACCTTTCTAGCAGAAGATGTCCACATGCCTTCTCGCCGTCGCTGTGTAATCAAGCAACTAAAACCGATAATTAATAATGACCCGCAAACCTACCAACTTATCCAACAACGGTTTGAACGGGAAGCAGCAACCTTAGAGTATTTGGGTGAAAGTAGTCACCAAATTCCGAAACTCTACGCCTATTTTTCTGAGAACGGGCAGTTTTACCTCGTCCAAGAATGGATTCATGGTCAAACCCTGAAGAAAATTGTTGAAGCCAAAGGATTTGAGAGTGAAACTGCTGTTCGGCAAATTCTCTTGAGTCTGCTTTCAGTTTTAGATTATGTTCACAGTAAAGGCATTATTCACCGGGATATCAAGCCAGATAACATTATTTTGCGTCCTGCTGATGGCAATCCAGTTTTGATTGATTTTGGTGCAGTCAAAGAAACAATCCGTTCTGTAGTGAATTCTCCAGGATACCCCACGCGATCGCTTGTCATTGGTACGCCCGGATATATGCCTAGCGAACAAGCCGTTGGCCGCCCAGTTTACGCCACTGATATCTACAGCTTGGGTTTAACGGCGATTTATCTGCTGACTGGTAAACACCCGCAAGAATTGCTAACCGATCTGAAAACTGGGGAAATACTTTGGCTTCAGTTCGCCCCTAACGTCTCTTCCCAATTGGCGGCGGTACTCAATCAGGCAATTAAGCCTCATGCTGGCGATCGCTACAGCACTGCCAGTAAAATGCTATATGCCTTGCAGTCAGCTGCAAGTACTTCCACAGTCAGTTTTTCTCCCACTGCTACCTCGACTCGACAAACCCAGCCATTATATTCCCCACAAAAAAATTCTGCGATTCCAGGGTCTTCCACTTCTGGAAACTGGCAAAAATCTGCTGTGATTGTTGGTAGTTTGCTCATCGGTGGCTTGATTGGTGCGGTAGCAATTCCTAGCATCATTCGTCAGCAACAACCAGAAACAACGATTGGCACAAATCCCACGCCATCGCCAGAATCTTTTCCAACTTCTGCATCTACCGAACCGCCCGTTTCCTCCCAAACTTCTCCAGTCCCACTTATGCCTAGCTCATCACCACGACAGCGACCAACCTTTAATCCTCCAGTTGTACCCATAGCACAGCCAGAAAAAGAGCCTGTCACTTTAGATACTCCAGCACCGATAGCAGTATCCACACCACAGCCAGAACCAAAGAATGAGGCCGCAGTTCCCAAACCAGAAGTTCCTTCCACACCACAAAACAGCGATCGGTCGCCTAGCAAATTAGCTACCACTAGCCAAAGCGTTCCCGCATTTGCTACAGGTACATCAAGAAGTGACGTAGAAGCGACCCTCGGCAAACCAAATCAAGATTTAAGAGGCGCATGGGGTAAGACTCGTGCTGTCGTTTACAAATTAGTGCCCAACAAAATTGACCTTGGCTACTTATTCGATCGTAATTCTAAAGTGCTACGCCAAACTGAGGTATCTTTTGCCCAATCAGTAGACCCACAGATAATGGAGACTACCTTAGATGGAATGTTAGGAGGGCAAACCACTAAAGAAATTAAGCAGGGACTCAAACAGGTACAACAGCGTCAATCGGATAATTTTAGTTTTACGAATGGCTCAGTCAAAGGCCAAATTATTCGTCAAGAATGTGATTTTATTTACATTAGTATTTGGGATGCAGATTTACATAATTTTGTGAATCCATCTACAGCCAAACAATGTTAA
- a CDS encoding substrate binding domain-containing protein, protein MQILQDVEEANLCVMEQGDIPHGTLRISLPVTFGRLHIAPILSDFLIQYPEVKLDLQLSDGLANLAEADLDVVIRIGNLDRSNANLMLRKLANYHRLVCGSPAYFKQQGKPSHPNDLTQHNCLLFAYSTNHQIWRFQRETEVCEVKVSGSLVANHSEVLRQVCLNGSGLVLMPTWLIGEDIKAGRLQPVLSDFQISPQTDRDTGVYALYLPNRKHSRRVQVFMDFLIQQFGNPPYWETESLACGTFHSDS, encoded by the coding sequence GTGCAAATTCTGCAAGATGTAGAAGAAGCTAACCTTTGTGTTATGGAACAGGGTGATATTCCGCACGGCACTTTGCGAATCAGTCTGCCTGTGACGTTTGGGCGGCTGCACATTGCTCCGATTTTGAGCGATTTTCTGATTCAGTACCCAGAGGTGAAACTCGACCTCCAACTGAGCGATGGACTCGCAAATCTGGCAGAAGCCGATTTAGATGTGGTCATCCGCATCGGCAACCTCGATCGCTCCAATGCCAATCTAATGCTTCGCAAACTCGCGAACTACCATCGGCTGGTCTGCGGTAGCCCAGCCTATTTTAAGCAACAGGGTAAACCGAGTCATCCGAACGACTTAACTCAGCACAATTGTTTGCTGTTTGCTTATTCCACAAATCATCAAATCTGGCGCTTCCAACGTGAGACAGAAGTGTGTGAAGTTAAAGTGAGTGGATCTCTAGTGGCAAACCATTCGGAGGTGTTGCGTCAAGTTTGTTTAAATGGCAGTGGTTTGGTCTTGATGCCAACCTGGTTGATCGGTGAAGATATTAAAGCTGGACGATTGCAGCCAGTGTTGTCTGATTTTCAAATTTCTCCACAAACCGATCGAGATACAGGCGTTTATGCATTATATTTACCCAATCGTAAGCACTCGCGACGCGTTCAAGTGTTTATGGATTTCCTGATTCAGCAATTTGGCAATCCGCCCTACTGGGAGACAGAAAGTTTGGCTTGTGGCACTTTCCACTCAGACAGTTGA
- a CDS encoding HetP family heterocyst commitment protein, translating to MMNQDIAGISSNLDKTVKAQQFDKVVEAILAGKYSWACVLMLRFGGYNPLHYIPYRTYNRLLKENSQADRTKQQQSENLKMLKHAHDSRSDNNVSSSCLSKIKDVAYLEVVRKQKA from the coding sequence ATGATGAATCAAGACATTGCTGGTATTAGTAGTAACTTAGATAAGACAGTAAAAGCTCAACAATTTGACAAAGTAGTTGAAGCAATTCTTGCTGGAAAGTATTCCTGGGCATGTGTTTTAATGCTGCGATTTGGTGGTTATAATCCTCTCCATTACATTCCATATCGCACCTACAATCGATTGCTCAAAGAGAATTCTCAAGCAGATAGGACAAAACAACAGCAAAGTGAAAATCTAAAAATGCTGAAACATGCTCATGATTCCCGGTCTGATAATAATGTGTCATCAAGCTGCTTAAGCAAAATTAAAGACGTAGCTTATCTAGAAGTAGTTAGAAAGCAAAAAGCATAA
- the ribD gene encoding bifunctional diaminohydroxyphosphoribosylaminopyrimidine deaminase/5-amino-6-(5-phosphoribosylamino)uracil reductase RibD, which yields MDNSPVVAQADASLPNYTQENTRIVESAAGSNSPPKQKVGSDFDSRMMLRCLELARRALGRTSPNPLVGAVIVKDGEIVGEGFHPRAGEPHAEVFALKAAGDRSRGATIYVSLEPCNHYGRTPPCSEGLIQAGVAKVVVGMVDPNPLVAGGGIARLRAAGIEVLVGVEESACRQLNEAFVHRILYKRPLGILKYAMTLDGKIATTSGHSAWVTSQEARSEVHLMRAACDAIIVGGNTVRQDNPYLTSHQVEAHNPLRVVMSRHLNLPESAHLWQTADAPTLVLTQMGANPDFQQLLLKQGVEVVELTSLTPDKAMAYLYERGFCSVLWECGGTLAASAIAQGAVQKVLAFIAPKIIGGSIAPTPVGDLGFTTMTEALSLERVRWRVVGSDCLVEGYFSPKANSQQ from the coding sequence ATGGATAATTCCCCAGTGGTCGCTCAAGCAGATGCATCTTTACCAAATTACACTCAGGAAAATACACGAATAGTGGAGTCAGCAGCTGGCTCGAATTCACCACCGAAGCAAAAGGTAGGAAGTGACTTTGACTCTCGCATGATGCTGCGGTGTTTGGAACTGGCTCGCCGTGCTTTAGGGCGTACTTCGCCAAATCCGTTAGTGGGAGCGGTGATTGTCAAGGATGGCGAGATTGTCGGTGAAGGATTTCATCCTCGCGCAGGTGAGCCTCATGCAGAAGTGTTTGCTTTAAAAGCAGCAGGCGATCGCTCTCGTGGTGCAACAATCTATGTCAGCCTCGAACCTTGCAACCACTACGGGCGCACTCCCCCTTGTTCGGAAGGATTGATCCAAGCAGGGGTGGCAAAAGTAGTAGTGGGTATGGTTGACCCCAATCCACTGGTAGCTGGAGGTGGTATCGCCCGTTTACGGGCGGCGGGGATCGAAGTGTTGGTAGGAGTAGAAGAGTCAGCCTGTCGTCAGCTAAATGAAGCTTTTGTCCATCGCATCCTCTACAAGCGACCTTTGGGAATTTTAAAATATGCCATGACTTTAGATGGCAAAATTGCTACTACCTCTGGTCATAGCGCTTGGGTAACAAGTCAAGAAGCCCGCAGTGAAGTGCATCTAATGCGGGCGGCTTGTGATGCGATAATTGTCGGCGGTAATACAGTCCGACAAGATAATCCTTACTTAACCAGTCATCAGGTGGAGGCACATAATCCCTTGCGGGTGGTGATGAGTCGCCATCTCAACTTACCGGAAAGTGCCCATCTGTGGCAAACTGCGGATGCTCCAACTTTGGTGTTGACACAGATGGGTGCTAACCCCGATTTTCAACAACTGTTACTCAAACAGGGTGTGGAGGTGGTGGAATTAACATCACTTACACCGGATAAGGCAATGGCGTACTTATATGAACGAGGTTTTTGTAGCGTGCTGTGGGAGTGTGGTGGTACCTTAGCTGCTAGTGCGATCGCTCAAGGAGCAGTGCAAAAAGTTTTGGCATTTATTGCCCCAAAAATCATTGGTGGTAGTATTGCTCCCACACCTGTGGGCGATTTAGGTTTTACTACCATGACTGAGGCGTTGTCTTTAGAACGCGTTCGTTGGCGTGTAGTCGGCTCTGACTGCTTAGTAGAAGGTTATTTTTCCCCAAAAGCTAATAGTCAACAGTAA
- the rpe gene encoding ribulose-phosphate 3-epimerase gives MTQNRSQKPIVIAPSILSADFSRLGDEIRAIDAAGADWIHVDVMDGRFVPNITIGPLIVEAIRPITTKPLDVHLMIVEPEKYVEDFAKAGADHITVHCEHNASPHLHRTLGQIKELGKKAGVVLNPGSPLELIEYVLDLCDLVLIMSVNPGFGGQSFIPGVLPKIRKLRQMCDERGLDPWIEVDGGLKANNTWQVLEAGANAVVAGSAVFNAKDYAEAITAIRNSKSPTPELAKV, from the coding sequence ATGACCCAAAACCGATCTCAAAAGCCCATTGTAATTGCTCCATCTATCCTATCAGCCGATTTTAGTCGTTTGGGTGACGAAATTCGCGCCATAGACGCGGCTGGAGCAGATTGGATTCATGTTGATGTAATGGACGGTCGTTTTGTACCCAATATTACGATAGGTCCTCTGATTGTGGAGGCGATTCGTCCGATTACGACCAAGCCACTAGATGTCCACTTGATGATTGTAGAGCCAGAAAAGTATGTAGAGGATTTTGCCAAGGCCGGTGCCGATCATATCACCGTGCACTGCGAACATAATGCTTCTCCACACCTGCACCGCACCTTGGGGCAAATTAAAGAGCTTGGTAAGAAAGCTGGAGTTGTACTTAATCCTGGTAGCCCTCTAGAACTAATTGAATACGTTTTAGATTTGTGCGATTTAGTACTGATTATGAGCGTCAACCCTGGTTTTGGTGGTCAAAGCTTTATCCCTGGTGTATTACCCAAAATCCGCAAGCTGCGCCAAATGTGTGATGAACGCGGTCTTGACCCTTGGATTGAAGTAGATGGAGGACTAAAGGCAAATAATACCTGGCAAGTTTTAGAAGCGGGAGCCAATGCAGTTGTCGCCGGTTCAGCTGTGTTTAACGCTAAAGATTATGCTGAAGCTATTACAGCAATTCGCAACAGCAAGAGTCCTACTCCAGAATTAGCTAAGGTTTAA
- a CDS encoding S8 family serine peptidase, translating into MTKKLTWIFWGLTASCLSAPVIASALESGLGTNGIDALKLHKPPYNLIGRKIAIGQVEIGRPGMFGWDKAVSKNRAISVAAVFLRDGPAKSNSGVDPHAYNVAGVMVSQDKALPGVAPGAQLYSSAVGSTKNMGQPEECLSAQHIALQNGGDVRAINFSFGEPLSRDPRPEATLDGNALLTLCVDWSSRAHDVLYAIAGNQGKGGIPIPTDNFNGINVAFSSRRGGVFNKVDVANLAGVNQGVNGRLAGREFDLDGRRAISLVAPGNNIPLLNPDGKLNKVTGTSFAAPQVTATVALLQELADRQMRTKQPHWSIDSRRHQVMKAVLLNSADKILDSGDGLKLGMTRTLIDKQNQNWLDSDAYKDPKIPLDAQMGAGHLNAFRAYQQFSAGQWQASATVPAIGWDYRIVDVGASIDYILAKPLKQGSFVAVTLSWDRLVELNDKNKNQQYDVGENFRDRGLNNLDLYLVKADAQNSDTGAVCSSISQIDSVEHIFCPVTTAGNYKIRVQFRQKLNEATQPYSLAWWTVPIN; encoded by the coding sequence ATGACTAAAAAACTAACCTGGATATTTTGGGGATTAACTGCTTCTTGTCTGAGTGCGCCAGTAATTGCTTCAGCTTTAGAATCTGGACTAGGAACTAACGGCATTGATGCTCTTAAGCTACACAAACCTCCTTATAATTTAATCGGTCGTAAGATTGCTATTGGGCAAGTGGAAATTGGTCGGCCAGGAATGTTTGGGTGGGATAAGGCGGTGTCTAAAAATCGTGCTATATCTGTAGCTGCGGTTTTCTTACGCGATGGACCAGCTAAGTCAAATAGCGGTGTTGACCCCCACGCCTACAATGTTGCCGGTGTGATGGTGAGTCAAGACAAAGCTTTGCCAGGAGTTGCTCCAGGAGCGCAATTGTATTCATCAGCGGTGGGTTCCACTAAAAACATGGGTCAACCAGAAGAGTGCTTATCGGCACAGCATATAGCGCTCCAAAATGGTGGCGATGTCCGTGCGATTAACTTTAGCTTTGGGGAACCTCTGAGCCGCGATCCTCGACCGGAAGCTACTTTAGACGGCAATGCTTTACTAACCTTGTGTGTTGACTGGTCTAGTCGCGCTCATGATGTTTTGTATGCGATCGCTGGCAACCAGGGTAAAGGCGGTATTCCTATTCCTACAGATAATTTTAACGGAATAAACGTGGCTTTTTCATCCCGCCGAGGGGGAGTTTTTAACAAAGTAGACGTGGCTAATCTAGCGGGTGTTAACCAAGGTGTGAATGGAAGACTCGCTGGAAGGGAATTTGACCTTGATGGGCGTCGCGCTATCAGTTTAGTTGCTCCTGGCAATAATATTCCTTTGCTCAATCCAGATGGCAAATTGAACAAGGTTACAGGTACAAGTTTTGCAGCACCTCAAGTTACAGCTACTGTTGCTCTGTTACAAGAACTTGCTGACCGACAGATGCGGACAAAACAACCCCACTGGAGCATTGATTCTCGGCGTCATCAAGTGATGAAAGCTGTATTACTGAATTCAGCAGACAAAATCCTAGATAGCGGCGATGGCTTAAAGCTGGGAATGACCCGAACATTAATCGATAAGCAAAATCAAAACTGGCTAGATTCTGATGCTTATAAAGATCCAAAGATTCCCTTAGATGCCCAAATGGGAGCGGGTCATTTGAACGCATTTCGCGCTTATCAGCAATTTAGTGCTGGTCAATGGCAAGCATCAGCTACGGTACCAGCTATTGGTTGGGATTATCGCATAGTTGATGTTGGAGCATCTATTGACTATATATTAGCAAAACCGTTAAAGCAGGGGAGTTTTGTTGCTGTTACCCTGAGTTGGGATCGATTGGTAGAACTCAACGATAAAAATAAAAACCAGCAATATGACGTAGGCGAAAATTTTCGCGATCGCGGTTTGAATAATCTTGACCTCTACTTGGTAAAAGCTGATGCTCAAAATTCAGATACTGGTGCTGTTTGCTCCTCAATCAGCCAAATTGATAGTGTAGAACATATTTTCTGTCCCGTTACTACTGCTGGCAATTACAAAATCCGTGTCCAGTTTCGTCAAAAGCTGAATGAAGCGACTCAACCCTACAGTTTAGCTTGGTGGACTGTACCTATTAATTGA
- a CDS encoding DsbA family oxidoreductase, protein MTLTIAITSDFICPWCLVAETRLNQAIAQLNSAVEIEYLWFPFELNPQMPAAGMDRKAYRTGKFGSWEYSQGLDAKTVQATQADNINFRYDLMAVTPNTLKAHRLTWFAGNQGKATEMAVRIFNAYFTEGRNISDVEPLATLAALHL, encoded by the coding sequence ATGACGCTGACGATCGCAATTACTTCTGATTTCATTTGTCCTTGGTGTTTGGTCGCAGAAACGCGGTTGAATCAAGCGATCGCCCAACTAAATTCTGCTGTTGAGATTGAATACCTCTGGTTTCCCTTTGAGCTAAATCCGCAAATGCCAGCAGCCGGAATGGATCGTAAAGCCTATCGCACTGGCAAATTTGGCAGTTGGGAATACTCACAAGGATTGGACGCAAAAACGGTGCAGGCAACACAAGCTGATAATATTAACTTCCGCTACGACCTGATGGCCGTCACGCCCAACACCCTGAAAGCACATCGATTGACCTGGTTTGCAGGCAATCAGGGCAAAGCGACTGAGATGGCTGTCCGCATTTTCAATGCCTATTTCACAGAAGGTCGAAACATTAGCGATGTTGAGCCACTAGCAACTTTGGCAGCACTGCATCTGTAA
- a CDS encoding LysR family transcriptional regulator, producing MRRDAMDQLAAMRSFVKVVETGGFSETARQLELAVSSVTRQINSLEAMLNTQLLNRSTRSITLTLQGQKYYEPCKFCKM from the coding sequence TTGCGGAGGGATGCGATGGATCAACTGGCAGCGATGCGATCGTTTGTCAAAGTCGTAGAAACTGGTGGCTTTTCTGAAACTGCACGGCAGTTAGAGTTAGCCGTCTCCTCGGTGACGCGCCAAATCAATTCCCTGGAAGCGATGCTGAACACTCAGTTACTCAACCGCTCCACGCGCAGCATCACGCTCACACTACAGGGGCAGAAGTACTACGAGCCGTGCAAATTCTGCAAGATGTAG
- a CDS encoding FAD-dependent oxidoreductase, translating into MSEYIETVIVGGGQAGLSISYYLTQEGCQHIVLERSPQASNAWRNQRWDSFTLVCRS; encoded by the coding sequence ATGAGTGAATACATAGAAACAGTAATTGTCGGAGGTGGACAAGCTGGACTTTCAATTAGCTACTACTTGACCCAGGAAGGTTGTCAACATATTGTTCTTGAGCGATCACCTCAAGCGAGTAATGCTTGGCGCAATCAGCGTTGGGACTCGTTTACTCTCGTGTGTCGGTCTTAG
- a CDS encoding alpha-amylase family glycosyl hydrolase → MVQTPPSQFSPDQYKVDPAKENVEALIQEPQLDIEIALEFLYTRDIEFRQETIYFLVVDRFYDGDQDNSEGANSELYDSTRQDWGKYWGGDLQGVIDKLDYLKNMGVTALWLTPLFEQVEELFVGNAAIHGYWTKDFKRLNPRYIADGDNPSLNATQEEKNTTFDRLITELHKRNMKLVLDIVCNHSTPDTSGSKGELYDDGVKIADFNDDANNWYHHYGEVQNWEDDWQVQNCELSGLATFNENNTEYREYIKSAIKQWLDRGVDALRVDTVKHMPIWFWQEFTGDMSNHKPDVFIFGEWIYSNPSDDLSVEFVNHSGMTLLDFGLCVAIRAALGQGSEMGFQTIQYIFDQDYRYNGATELVTFIDNHDMCRFQSLNSDPAMLKVAIVLIMTCRGIPCIYYGTEQYLHNDTDGGNDPYNRPMMESWDTESEIYRCIRLLSGLRRLNPAVSMGSHWQKYLTPDVYCYLRRYRDSACFVALNRGGEVTLPEVETELPDGEHTCVVTRNKYEVKDGKIYDLVLEERGAIVFSHVGERIKAQTIVRVQLNGVETKPGEIVVVTGDCPELGNWDISKAYPLEYINTNTWFAEIPFDESTGQLIAYKYAMWREGRSPLRENLVNRRWVIAKEGTVKWRDTWASGRES, encoded by the coding sequence ATGGTACAAACCCCACCATCTCAGTTTTCACCAGATCAATATAAAGTAGATCCTGCAAAAGAAAATGTAGAAGCTCTTATACAAGAACCGCAGTTAGATATTGAGATTGCTCTAGAGTTCCTTTACACCAGAGATATTGAATTTCGTCAGGAAACAATTTATTTTCTCGTAGTCGATCGCTTTTATGATGGCGATCAAGATAACAGCGAGGGTGCAAACTCAGAATTGTATGATTCAACTAGACAAGATTGGGGTAAGTACTGGGGTGGCGACTTGCAAGGTGTCATTGATAAATTAGATTATCTCAAAAATATGGGAGTTACCGCTCTTTGGCTAACTCCACTGTTTGAGCAGGTTGAAGAGTTATTTGTTGGCAATGCAGCAATACATGGCTATTGGACAAAAGACTTTAAACGGCTTAATCCTCGATACATTGCTGACGGGGACAACCCTTCTTTAAACGCTACTCAAGAAGAAAAAAATACAACCTTCGATCGGTTAATTACAGAACTGCACAAGCGCAATATGAAGCTAGTGCTGGATATTGTCTGCAACCATAGTACACCTGATACCAGCGGTAGTAAAGGTGAATTGTATGATGATGGTGTAAAAATTGCTGACTTTAATGATGATGCTAATAATTGGTATCACCACTATGGCGAAGTGCAAAACTGGGAAGACGATTGGCAAGTACAGAACTGTGAACTATCTGGTCTAGCAACCTTCAATGAGAACAATACTGAATATCGAGAGTATATTAAGTCAGCAATTAAACAATGGCTAGATCGGGGTGTCGATGCACTGCGCGTCGATACTGTCAAGCACATGCCGATTTGGTTTTGGCAAGAATTCACTGGCGATATGAGCAATCACAAACCAGATGTATTTATTTTTGGTGAGTGGATTTACAGTAATCCTAGTGACGATCTCTCGGTGGAATTTGTTAACCACTCAGGCATGACACTTCTAGACTTTGGGTTGTGCGTGGCAATTCGCGCTGCACTGGGACAAGGTTCAGAAATGGGATTCCAAACAATTCAATATATTTTTGATCAGGATTATCGCTACAACGGGGCAACAGAGCTAGTTACCTTCATCGATAACCATGATATGTGCCGTTTCCAATCGCTGAACTCCGATCCAGCGATGCTGAAGGTTGCGATCGTCTTAATTATGACCTGTCGCGGTATTCCCTGCATCTATTACGGCACAGAACAGTATCTGCATAACGACACTGATGGCGGTAACGACCCATATAACCGCCCAATGATGGAAAGTTGGGATACTGAGAGTGAGATTTATCGTTGCATCAGGCTGCTGTCTGGCTTACGACGACTGAATCCAGCCGTGTCAATGGGTAGCCATTGGCAAAAATACTTAACACCGGATGTTTACTGCTATTTACGCCGCTATCGCGACTCTGCGTGTTTTGTAGCTTTAAATCGGGGAGGAGAAGTTACTTTACCAGAAGTAGAAACAGAATTGCCCGATGGAGAACATACCTGCGTGGTGACTCGCAATAAGTATGAGGTAAAAGATGGCAAGATTTATGACCTAGTACTAGAAGAAAGGGGAGCAATTGTTTTCAGCCACGTTGGCGAACGGATAAAAGCACAAACAATTGTCCGCGTCCAACTCAATGGCGTGGAGACCAAACCTGGTGAAATCGTTGTGGTGACAGGAGATTGCCCAGAGTTAGGTAACTGGGATATCAGCAAAGCCTATCCCCTAGAGTATATCAACACCAATACTTGGTTTGCTGAGATTCCCTTTGATGAAAGTACTGGTCAGCTGATTGCTTATAAATATGCCATGTGGCGGGAAGGGCGATCGCCTCTGCGCGAAAATCTCGTAAATCGCCGCTGGGTGATTGCCAAAGAAGGTACTGTCAAATGGCGTGATACTTGGGCATCGGGACGCGAGTCTTAG